A single genomic interval of Helianthus annuus cultivar XRQ/B chromosome 6, HanXRQr2.0-SUNRISE, whole genome shotgun sequence harbors:
- the LOC110865548 gene encoding laccase-4 has protein sequence MAASWFRAVAVAVMVVLVACAFPTIVECRIRNYKFNVVMTNTTKLCKSKQIVTVNGRFPGPTIVAREDDIVTVKVVNHVKYNVSIHWHGVRQLRTGWADGPAYITQCPIQPGGIYVYNFTLTGQRGTLWWHAHVLWLRATVHGAIVILPKLRVPYPFPKPNKEVVVVLGEWWKSDTEAVINQAQKLGQAPNVSDAHTINGNPGPIASCLANGGFKLHVDQGKTYMLRIVNAALNEELFFRIADHKLKVVEVDALYVKPFTTDTILIAPGQTTNAIVTATQKAGKYLVAVAPFMDAPIAVDNFTATASLHYSGTVTSTVTKLVAPPPQNSTPVANTFINSLRSLNSATYPAKVPLTVDHSLFFTIGLGINPCKTCVNGSRVVADINNITFVMPTTALLQAHYFNISGVFTDDFPSKPLMPYNYTGTQPTNFATNKGTKLYRLPYNSTVQLVLQDTGMIAPESHPIHLHGFNFFVVGRGIGNFNPNKDPKNFNLVDPVERNTVGVPTGGWTAIRFRADNPGVWFMHCHLEVHTTWGLKMAFVVDNGKGPNESVIPPPSDLPKC, from the exons ATGGCAGCCTCGTGGTTTCGAGCGGTAGCGGTAGCGGTAATGGTGGTGTTGGTGGCCTGTGCTTTCCCGACAATAGTCGAGTGTCGTATTCGTAATTACAAATTTAAT GTGGTAATGACCAATACTACGAAACTATGTAAAAGTAAGCAAATCGTAACGGTTAATGGTCGTTTCCCGGGTCCCACAATAGTTGCTAGGGAGGATGACATCGTGACAGTCAAAGTGGTCAACCATGTTAAATATAATGTTAGCATTCACTG GCATGGGGTACGACAACTACGAACCGGGTGGGCCGATGGTCCTGCATACATAACACAATGCCCAATCCAACCAGGAGGTATCTACGTGTACAATTTCACATTGACGGGTCAAAGAGGTACACTTTGGTGGCATGCACATGTCTTATGGTTAAGGGCCACGGTTCATGGTGCCATTGTCATCTTGCCAAAGCTTAGAGTTCCATATCCTTTCCCAAAACCCAATAAAGAAGTTGTGGTTGTCCTAG GAGAATGGTGGAAGTCGGATACCGAAGCCGTAATAAATCAAGCACAAAAATTAGGGCAAGCCCCTAATGTTTCAGACGCTCATACCATCAATGGGAATCCCGGGCCTATCGCGAGTTGCTTAGCAAATG GAGGGTTCAAGTTACACGTGGATCAAGGAAAGACGTACATGTTAAGAATAGTCAATGCTGCACTCAATGAAGAGCTTTTCTTTAGGATTGCAGACCATAAACTCAAAGTGGTGGAGGTTGACGCGCTTTATGTCAAACCATTCACAACTGACACCATTCTTATAGCACCTGGTCAAACCACAAATGCCATTGTAACCGCCACTCAAAAAGCCGGCAAGTACCTGGTGGCGGTCGCTCCGTTCATGGATGCGCCGATTGCCGTTGACAATTTTACCGCCACTGCCTCCCTCCATTACTCTGGTACTGTCACCTCTACCgtcactaaacttgttgctcCGCCACCTCAAAATTCAACTCCGGTGGCCAACACTTTCATAAACTCTCTTAGAAGCTTGAATTCCGCAACATATCCGGCTAAAGTTCCGTTGACAGTTGACCATTCATTGTTTTTCACAATTGGACTTGGAATCAATCCATGCAAAACATGTGTCAACGGTAGTAGGGTGGTAGCAGACATCAATAATATCACATTTGTCATGCCTACAACAGCCCTTTTACAAGCACATTACTTTAACATAAGCGGGGTTTTTACAGACGATTTTCCAAGTAAGCCATTAATGCCTTATAACTATACTGGCACACAACCAACAAATTTTGCCACAAACAAAGGTACAAAGCTCTACCGACTTCCATATAATTCCACGGTACAACTAGTTTTGCAAGACACTGGGATGATCGCCCCTGAAAGTCATCCGATTCATTTACACGGGTTCAACTTTTTTGTCGTGGGAAGAGGTATAGGGAACTTTAATCCAAACAAAGATCCGAAAAACTTTAATCTTGTTGATCCAGTTGAAAGAAATACTGTTGGTGTCCCAACGGGTGGGTGGACTGCTATCAGATTCAGAGCAGATAATCCAG GAGTATGGTTTATGCACTGTCATCTTGAAGTACACACAACATGGGGACTCAAAATGGCTTTTGTTGTTGACAATGGAAAAGGGCCTAATGAATCTGTTATCCCACCTCCAAGTGATCTGCCCAAGTGTTGA